The segment CAAACAGAGCCTAAATTCCATTGAATTCTACACTTTTAAGAAGTTAAAAGTTCTATGCAGTTGAAACCGATGCTATTGTCATTGCAATAGATATTGGCTTTCCCCTAATTTCGTAGGATTATCAACAATTCTCACTTACTACACAAGTCAAAACAAAATCAACAAATTGGAAAATAGAAACTAATCCTCATTCAAGTTTTCAGAATCTTTTATCACTGTACAATGGTTACAAACTGATTCACATTACGAGTGATGATCTTTACACAATTTATGAAACATTTCAGAGCAAAATTGATTTATTAGAGTGCACATCCATAAATAAGGTGGCAGTGAATATATCTACAGAAAAGTCCTTACCAACCATTTCCGTAAGAAGTTGGGTTGCTTTTGAGGTATAACTATTGCGAAGGAACCCCCGAATCATTACATTATAACAGCAGCTATTAGGCAAACAGTCATTATCTCCCATTCTCCCAAACAACTTGTATGCTTCATCTGGCAATCTCTCTTTAcatagtccattaatcattacaCAATATGTGTAAACATTTGGTTTTAAACCATTGTCTGAGAGTTGATGAAATAATTCCTTCGCAACTTCAATTTGCTCAGCTTTGCACAAACCATCAATTAGGATAGTATATGGGACAATATCAAGTCCCAATCCACTGTTTCGCATCACTTGAAAAAGTTCCAATGCCTCTTCGATATGACCTGTTTTACATAAACCATCTAGCAAAATAGTACAGGTCACTATATCTGGAACTTGTCCAGAAGCAAGCATCTTTCTAAAAAGTTCACAAGCAGTTGAAACTTTCCCTAACTGAAACATACTTTGCACAAGAGTGCTGTATGTGACAGTATTCGGGATTGGTCCCTTTTGAGATATTCCATGAAAGAGTTCCATTGCTTCGTCTAACCTCTTCGCTTTGCAATATCCATTGATCATGGTGTTGTAGGTAACTATATCAGGTGCAAAACCCTTCTTAATCATCAAGTTGAAAACTCTTCTAGCTTTATCCATTTCATTCTGCACGCAATGGCCGTTGATTAATGCATTATGGGTAACAACATCAAGCTCAATGCCTCGCTTTATCattgcgtcaacaatatcctcagcTTCAGAGACCATCCCTTCCTTGCAATGCGCATCAACCAATGTACTATACGTGACAACATTAGGCTCAATGCCTTGCTTTCTCATCATGTCAACGGTCTCTACAGCTTTAGAAATCGTTCCTTCCTTGCAAAGAGCATCAATCAATAAATTATATGTGACAATATCAAGTGAAATATTATCATCCACCATTTCATTCAAGAGCCTTGTTGCCTCCTCCTGCTGGCCTGAATTACACATACCATGAATTAAGCAATTGTAAGTAAAGATATTTGGTCTAATGCCCTTAACCTTCATTTCAGATAAGAGATTGAGAGCCTCCTGTAACAAACCGTCCTTACAAAGGCAGTCCAGGATGGTATTATATGCTACAATATTAGGTTCAAAACCTCTGCTTTCCATCAGCCTTAGAAACCTAACAGCTCTACCAGTATTACCGGTCTTACACAATCCCTTAAGCATTATACTGTAAACAATCAAATTAGGTTGATCCCCTCTTTCAGTCATTTCATCGAACATACAAACGGCCTCAGAAATCTTACTTTGATTACAAAGCCCATTTATCAAAGTTGAAAAAGTTACAACACTAGGTTCAGCACCTAACTTCAGCAATTTCCCCAAAACAGAAAACCCAAAATCAATTCGACCTAATTGACAAAAGCAATTAATCAAGATGTTCAAAGAATAAACATCGGGGGAAACTCCCAATAATTCGATCTGTCTATACATAGAAACAACAATGGCATAATGTTTCATCCTAACAATGGCtcctaataatttattaaattccacAATTGAAGGCTTTGGGTACTTCTCAATCATCTTATtgaacaaaatcaaagcatgatcAACATTATCGAAGCGGAGGTCTCTTTTTCCCTTTCCTCTAACAGGCATGGGTATCTTAGACATGGGTATCTTAAGTTTACTTAAGGCTTCGATAGCAATGGTGttaaaagaaggaaaagaaaaagagtgaaAATTAGAAAGATGGCTTCCACCATTAACAAGTGAACGAAGAATAAAAGAAGGAAGTTTACCCAAACTAAGCAGAATGGGAGGTTGAAAATGAAAGCAGAAATGGCGGCGGCTGTAGCAGAAGAAGTGTAAATTTTGGGTTGCCAAGTTGTTATtggtatatttataattttaaaaaaagcagcagtaagttatgatttttaaattataaattataaattattttaaagatatttaaattatttttaaataaattcataatttaaaatattataaaataaattaaataatatctaaaatattataaaactaataacaaatttgaaagtttaaaatacttaaatattttatattattaaaaatatatttaatatttaaaattttaaaaatattaaaaataataatttaaaatttagaaaataatttaaaattatatatttaaaattttaaaaatatatattataaaatattttaaatatgcatttcaagttttaaaatattataaaacaaattaaataatatttaaaatattataaaactagtaacaaatttgaaagtttaaaatatttaaatattttatagtattaaaaatatatttaatatttagaaaataatatttaaaattctaaaaataatatttaaaatttaaaacagtaatttcaaaatatatatttaaaatttaaaatatatattaataaaatattttaaatatatatttcaaatttttaaagttaataataataaataaaattaaataaaatgaataaaaataaaagacaaaacataaaaaataaaaaaaaaacaaaagtaaaaaataaaaagaaactgACATGGTAGGGGAATCTGGTGGAGTCATATTAATTGGTTCCATCAGAAaatggttaatttttttgaagtcTCCCCATATTTTCAGAAATTTCAATATTTCTCTGGTATTTATACAGGTGGCACCATTCTACATGGCTtcactaaaaaattaatttttttatgctcTCTGCTGACGTGGCAAGTTGGTGGCGCCATAATTTGGCTCTACTAACTTTTACTGTAGATTTAGGGTAATTTTCgtgtttaatttaaaaaataggtcattttgatacttaattaaattatttgggaTATTCTTATAAAAAAGCCAGGCAATCTGGCTAATCGGAGAAATGATGCATCTTAAACACTACAAAataatttatgaaatattttaatcattatactaaaaaatatttgttattaatatatttataattgtaataaatatttattattaaaatattaaataaattattattttaataaattatataaattatattaataacttattatataattaaatattaagctTGCTTTAAGTCATTCTACATTGACCAAATTGTTTTCTGTAAAAAAAACAcagaaaaatatagaaaatatttTCTGTAAAACATTTTACATGAAAACAAACAGACCCTTAATTTAATTGCATTTTGAAGTCTTGTATATTGTTTAGCCCATTATGTGTTTGAAAGTCATCCAATTTGCAATATATAAAATGTGCAATTTGATCAACTTTTGGTTCATTGAATATTCATGTTTCAATGAAGCTTGTCCGGGCAATCTAGCTTATTGCAACATGTCTTATGTGATTAGTCACTTTTACCAACAATGGACATTCTGAATAAAATTGATCGGAAATAGTTATTTAATCCTACAAAAGGAGCAAACATCATGCTATGCTTATTGCAGCATGCCCTATATGATTAGTCAGTCAATCTCCCTTTCCCCCATATTCCTCCTCGATTTATCTTCCTTTCCAGCTCTCGCGCCAACTTAAGTGAATCGACCCTCCTTAGCACCATCATTTTCTCCTTCTTGTTGAACACTTATATCGACAATTGGTGTGGTGAGTGTAATGACCCGTTTTTCAGTGGTTTcgaaaatagtgattttgggatcacaaatccgACGAGTGTGTAACGGCCTAAATGCAATTATATCAAagcagtggtttcgtaaccacaaatccaagataaaaagaaaattttattttaatatttttgcatgaattaTGATATGTTAGAAAagtcgtatgaaaatattgatagaaaaattttaccgatttagtgattTACTGGAAAAAGGACCTAAttacataaaatgtgaaagttgtgtgctagaagctaaaaggattaaatagctatgaaatcgaaaattagaggtccttatatgtaATTAGACCATCAATTATAAGATGGAAAATATCTAGGGTGATTCATCTATGGAAAAGTTGAAAAgactaaggactaaattagaaatagaaaatattaaaggatgaaaatgaattaattagaaatctatcatctttttcattcatcttcaaccccaaaatacatggaaaccctaggagagagaaaataaaCTTTCTTGGCATAAATTGATAAGTTCTCAtgccccgtttttagtaatttttatatttttgaggtcgAGACAACTTGTACTCTTTATTTTGgggttaatttgaaaagttatcaaagtatggaatttatgctatggatgaatatgatggaaattgaaaatttatggtagaaaatgaaagtctaatagtagataaacaacttttacaaagtgatttttcatgaaattgtgaaaaagggactagattgtaaagttgtgaaattcatggaaaatttctgaatttttatgaatacatgtgctgtaaattttgtgatGGGGTTttgattaggcttggaatagggagtgaattgtatgaatttcattttctgagcctagggatgaaattggaattaatgaaaagtttaggggcaaaatggcaaTTTTGCCTATGCATAAATTGAATGTGTTAGAATATGAAATGAGTGAATTTGATGATTAAATccatttatatagatctagacgactcaaatatgaggctagaacgaggaaaagagaaagtctcGGATTAGTTAATTTTATTACCGAACAATCATCGAGGTAAGTCGTGTAACTTGAAATTAATACTTGATATGCTTGAATTACATGTTTTATGAATTGAATGACAATTGAATGTTTAATGTATGAACATGGATGGAATGGTTGTTAATCCttggtaaaaaaagaaaaaaaaatctcgTTTAAATAAAACGATATTCGATGGATCACAGGAATggtgaaaaggatttagcccggagggGTAATCCTAATATAAGCCCTGCCGATGAATATGTggtgaaatggatttagcccggataggtAATACAAATAAAACTCTAAAGAGTATTTGTCgatgaaaggatttagcctggactagtaatcccgacaaaactcttcgagcatatgttacaggggatttagcctagactggtaatcccactgtaagaaaTGAGGTTCGTGTGAGTGTACTCTCTgaaaaggatatatatatatgtatagaatTGACTGTTAATGATATTGTACACTATGAATGTACTACTAGATATCCATCAAAATTTCTAGAAATTCATCGGGATAGAAATGGGAAACGAAACATGAATAATATATGACATGGAAAGGGCAAGTATTGGGTTAAGtggattgatgagctcatcaatgcATGAATTTTACATGAAATTACTTGACTAACTCAATTGTTGAGATTATGTGTGATAGGTCAATGTGTTATTGCTTGAATCCATATGTGTTTGATATAATTGTTAGACTTATGTGGTAAGGTAAATCCTTGTtacataaacttactaagcactatgtgcttaccctgtttcttttcccttgttttatagtgctcgaaagctcgaaGGGTCGGAGACAGGTCAGAgctacatcacactatcaactcgAACATTCAAAAAGTTATGAAACGTTGGTAACGAGATATGTTCCCAGCACGAACATTCTCGTAGGCATAAACACAGGTACACATACGCACTAGTTAATATGGGCGATCGGAGAGTAAAGAATAAGGTGAGGATGGTATTCGTCGACAATATACCAGAAATCATGCATTGGAAAGATTTATGGACATTATTCAGCTTTCATGGAGAAGTTATGGATGCTTTCATACCAGTCAAGAGAAACAAATCAGGTAAAAGATTCGGGTTCGTAAAATTCAATAAGGAGGAGGATGCGCAGAGGgcaataggcaaggtcgatggtTTTGGGCTGCTATGTGATATGGGTGAAGATGGCCAGGTGCAGTGGGAACAGAAAAGTTTGGAGAAAAATAAACGAAAATGAACCTTCATGTCATAAATAGGAAAGACAGTTGAGAACGGTGGAGCAACAGAAGGAGGTTGAGATCACATTGGATAGCAAAAAGTTGAATGATACAAATATTGTTGTTGGTCATGTGGACAATGAACAACTATGCAAACTGCAACGATGCCTGATAGGGAAAATGACGACTCTTTGCAATCTCAATAGCTTAACTGAAAGAATTATGAACATGGGCCTAGaagaattaattattaaaaagatCCAGGGTAGATACTTCCTGATAGAGGTTCCAGATGAAGAGTTGATGGATATTCTAAAACAATGAGAATGGGCATATCTTAAAGATTTCTTCATTAAGGTTGAGCCCTGGACAGAAAAGTTCCAAGTTTCAGAGAGAGCAGTGTGGATTGAAATTGTAGGAATTCCCCTTTATTGCTAGAACTACCAAACGACTAAGAGAGTGGTCGAAATTGGGGAGAGCTTATCGTAATGGGTGAAAATTTCTCAATGATGAACAACTTCGAGAAGATGGACGTACTGATAATCACAAAGCAGGTTAAAAGGATTGAAGAGGTTATAAAAATAGAGGTCGGTAATGAAAATTTCCAGATTCATATTACTGAAAGAGAGATGGTGGAAAATTTGAAGGAATATCACAAGAAGAATGTGGATTAAAAGGGGAGAGAGGAGGAAACATCATCTGAAAAAGAATCGGTAACAAAAACAGTGCCAGAAACATCATCGGAAGGGAGTCGAAGAGATGGAATTGTAGAAGTTATTACAACAGACCTCGAAAATGAAGGAAGGGGTAGTGGGACGCAGGTATTTTCGGATGAAGGATTTATTGAGGATCACAATTTACAAGGAAACGTATTGAGTATTCCTGATGTAGGGGAGACAAATGCAACATTATCTGTCAACATAATTTCAGATTTACAAAATATGGGCCTGGGATTGGAATTGGAGCAGCTCAATATATTGGAGACCCAATGCGAAGAGGTATGTGGTTTGGGCCAGGTCTCAAATGATGAAGTAGAGAACATTGTTTCAGGGGCCAATGTAGAAAGGAAATATGTAAACCAATTAAATTGTGCTAATACGGAAGGAAGCCCAAAGtctaaacaaaatcaaaatacGTCATCTGATTCAGAGAGCCAGAGGGGAAGGATTTTTTCATCGGAGATTAAAGGGGATATCATTCAAATCAGGCCAagcaaaagaaagaagaaagctcttaataaaaaaattaggtCTATGCGTGAGATTCAAGACACAATACTCATATCGAAAGAGAAGCTGAAGAGGGACAGAGGACTAAGGaaacagaaaagaaaagggaTTTGAGACTTGATGACAGTGTCGCAAATTTATCTTTTTCGGACTCCGATATCAGCAATAGAAGAAGAGTTTTGTTAAGAGAAGCGAAAAAGACTTGGGAGGTAGGGAAAAAACTGGGTTTCAGTTGCATGGTGATGATGAACAGATCATTGGAGAAATCATGAAGATCGATGGGAAGCAGTAGGAACTCTTAAGAATGGAGATTGCGGGATTAAGGGAGACAAGTAAGTGGTTGTTTTTGTTTTGCTTGCTATCaataaaagaatagcattagGATTATGAGAATTATTGCGTGGAACATGAGGGGGTTAGGATCAACTCTCAAAATTGAAGCGATTAATAAAGTTGTAAGAATGAATAGGGTCGATGCATTGTTTATTCAAGAAACGAAATTGGAATTAGTGTCAGTAGAGCTAATTAAGAAAATATGGGGCAACGGTGGGTTTGATTTTAAATATGTCGCGGTTGTTGAAAGGTTAGGGGGATTATTAACAATTTGGGATAAGGGTAGTTTTGTGGCAGAAGTTGAATTGTGTGAAAGGAGATTTATTGTAGTAGTAGGAAAATGGGTAACGGAGAAGAAAGTGGCGACGTTGGTTAATCTTCGAGACAAAACCTTGGATACTATCTTGTAAAGGGAGCTCACTAAATTCATTGGTCTAAACTCAGAAATCTTCGTAGGATTTTCCACCTTTGGTATAAGAGTGATAAACGAGGAATTAATATTGTTGAAGAGTCGTTAAGCAATTTAGGGACAGGATCTGTTAAATGGGAAGGATGGTTTTTAGACCATTATTGGATAGAGAGAAGGAGATGTGCAAATTTTTGGCTAACAGATTGATTAGCAC is part of the Gossypium arboreum isolate Shixiya-1 chromosome 5, ASM2569848v2, whole genome shotgun sequence genome and harbors:
- the LOC108450306 gene encoding pentatricopeptide repeat-containing protein At3g22470, mitochondrial-like isoform X1 produces the protein MSKIPMPVRGKGKRDLRFDNVDHALILFNKMIEKYPKPSIVEFNKLLGAIVRMKHYAIVVSMYRQIELLGVSPDVYSLNILINCFCQLGRIDFGFSVLGKLLKLGAEPSVVTFSTLINGLCNQSKISEAVCMFDEMTERGDQPNLIVYSIMLKGLCKTGNTGRAVRFLRLMESRGFEPNIVAYNTILDCLCKDGLLQEALNLLSEMKVKGIRPNIFTYNCLIHGMCNSGQQEEATRLLNEMVDDNISLDIVTYNLLIDALCKEGTISKAVETVDMMRKQGIEPNVVTYSTLVDAHCKEGMVSEAEDIVDAMIKRGIELDVVTHNALINGHCVQNEMDKARRVFNLMIKKGFAPDIVTYNTMINGYCKAKRLDEAMELFHGISQKGPIPNTVTYSTLVQSMFQLGKVSTACELFRKMLASGQVPDIVTCTILLDGLCKTGHIEEALELFQVMRNSGLGLDIVPYTILIDGLCKAEQIEVAKELFHQLSDNGLKPNVYTYCVMINGLCKERLPDEAYKLFGRMGDNDCLPNSCCYNVMIRGFLRNSYTSKATQLLTEMVGKDFSVDIFTATLFMDVHSNKSILL
- the LOC108450306 gene encoding pentatricopeptide repeat-containing protein At1g62930, chloroplastic-like isoform X2, yielding MVDDNISLDIVTYNLLIDALCKEGTISKAVETVDMMRKQGIEPNVVTYSTLVDAHCKEGMVSEAEDIVDAMIKRGIELDVVTHNALINGHCVQNEMDKARRVFNLMIKKGFAPDIVTYNTMINGYCKAKRLDEAMELFHGISQKGPIPNTVTYSTLVQSMFQLGKVSTACELFRKMLASGQVPDIVTCTILLDGLCKTGHIEEALELFQVMRNSGLGLDIVPYTILIDGLCKAEQIEVAKELFHQLSDNGLKPNVYTYCVMINGLCKERLPDEAYKLFGRMGDNDCLPNSCCYNVMIRGFLRNSYTSKATQLLTEMVGKDFSVDIFTATLFMDVHSNKSILL